Genomic DNA from Amycolatopsis alba DSM 44262:
GCCGACGGCGCTCGCGTACGCCTCCGCCGCCCACGGCGAGAACCACCAGGTGATCGCCTGGATGACCGCCAGCGAGGCGGCGACCCGGACCGCGCCGCCGGGCCGCCGCCAGAATCCGGCGCCCGCCGAGACCAGCAGCACCGAAAGCAGCGCGATCCCCACGGAGATGACGTCGACCAGATCGACGTCGATCTGCTGCAGCCCCAGCACGGTGACCGTGCTGAACGCGATCAGCACACCGAGGCTGCCGACCACGCCGAGCGTGCCCCAGCGGTGTTCCCGCGCGGCCGCGAACACCATGACCGTGCCGATGATGCTCAGCGTGATCGACAGCAGCAGCCCGATGTGCGGCGGCGAGTCGATCACCGCGTCGAAGCCGTACAGGCCGTGCCACCACTGGTCCCACAGGCCGTACAGCAGGAACATCGCCGCGCCGGTCCCGGCCACCAGGTAGCCGGCCGGTGCGGCGAAGAGCCTGCCGAAGACGTTGATCGCGCGGCCGCCGACCCGCGCGTCGACGTCGCGGCCCGCCCGGCGCGCGGCCGTGGTCATCAGCACGACCACCAGGCTCGCGAGCCCCGAGATCGCGCTGCCCGAATACAGGAACAGATGCGGCAGCGTGAAGAACGTGTCCGGGCCGACGTCGCCGTGCCACTGGATGTCCCAGGTCAGCCCGATCAGCGAGATCACCGATCCGGCCAGCACCGTTCCCGCCGGCACGAGACCGGTGCGTTCACTTCGTGGCACCGAGGCGACCCTCGCCCCACCCGCGGTGAGATCCATACCCGCGACCTCCCTCTCTTACTTGACCAGCAAAGGAAAAACGTGCTGCGTGGCGCCGGACGGCCCGCGCAGTGAAACGGTGATCTCCCATTGCCCCGGCATCGGCAGCAGGACGTCGCCGGTGCGGAACCGGCCCGGTGCCTCCGCGATCGCGGGCGACGGCGCGAGCGCGTGCCCCATCTGCGGCATCACCGGTTCGACGGTGACGACTTCCGGCACGGCGCCGGTGACGGTCAGGGCGAAGACATTGCCGCCCTTATGCGGATCCACGACCGAAAGCTGCACGGTGTACGGGCCCTGCGTCGAGCGCTGGACCTGCTCCCCGCCGCCGCTCGGCCACACCAGCCAGGCCACGATCGCCGCCACCAGCACGGCGACCACGGAGATGAGCAGGACCGGTTTGCGTCTCTGAGTGTCCATTGTGGAACTCACTGTGGTGCCCCTCCCGGTGGGACTTCGATCTGCATGGGCACGGTCAGCACCGTGTAGTCGCGTTCGGCCTGCAGCCAGATCCGGTACTTGCCGGGTGCGGCGAAGGTGTAGGTGAACGGGACGTCGGGGCCGTACGCGGCGACGGTCTCGTCGGGCTTTCCCGGCATACCGGGCGATTGCGGGATCATCGAGTGCACGTGGGCCCAGGTCGGCGCGGCAGCGGCATCCGCGCCGACCCGGTTGTCGCCGGTTATCGGGCCGACGACGATCAGGTGGCCGAGCATGCCCAGCCAGGGTTGGAGATCCGCTTTGCCGAACCGCGCGGTGATGGTGGTCGGCGCCCCCGGCTTGACCTCGACGTCGACCGGGTTCCCGTCGACGACCTTCCGGCCCGCCCCCGACGGCACGGGTTCGGCGGGGGAGTCGGTGCCCGCCGCGACAGCCATCGTGGCGCGGACCAGTTGCACCCCGCCGCCTCGCCGGGCGACTTCCGCGGCGACAGCGTAGGTCCCGGCCTCGGGTGGCGTGAACTTCACGCGGTAGTCGCCGGGGCCGACCCGCACCGGATGCAGATGCCAGAGCCTGCCCGTCGGCGAGATGACGACGAGATGCACCAAGGCGTTGTCGTGCACCAAAAGGTCGTCGACGGCGCGGCCGGTCGAGCCGTCCGCGAAGGCGAGCCGGACCTCGCTGAGGCTGCCCGATCGCGCGTTCGGCGACCGTACGGCCAGGTTCACCGGCGGCCGCGAGAAGTCCACCGTGGACATCTGCGCGTTCGCGTACGGGTCTTGGACGTTGTCGATCGTCGGGTCCAGCGCCGCGCCCGGCGCGGGCGGGGCCGGTGTGGACGCCGAGAGCATCGCGCCGGTGACCGCGACCGCGAGCGCGGCGACCATGCCGCCGGCGGGGATCAGCGCGAGCAGCGGCCGCCGGACGCGCATCGCGACGACGAGCCCGATCACCAGGAAGACGCCCGCGCCGACGAAACCGCCGAAGGTGGCTTTCTCCCACGGGGGAATGATCCTGGCCGGAACGAGGAACGGGATCGACGCGCTGTCGGTCCCGTCGTCCAGCCCGAGTTCCCACGGCCCCGGCTGGTCGACCTTCAGCAGCGCCGGATGGGCGCCGGGTCTTCCGTTCAGCTGGACCGTGGTCTCGGAAAACGTCTTCCCGGCTGTCGACGCGCGCAGCTTCAGGGTTCCCGGCGCGCTTCCGGTGTGCGTGACGACGTCGACGTGCAGCGGTCCGGGTGCGATGTCCATCCGCCGCAGCACGATCGTGAGGTCACGGGTGCCGAGCGTCTGCGCGACCTGGACGTCCGCTCCGCTCGAAACGCCGTCCGCCTGGGCCGTGCCGCCCCACAGCAAGGACGCCAGCGCGCAGAGCACGAGCACGCGGGCCATGACCGACGGCGTCGCGCGCCGCCCCCTCGGTGAATTCCCCATCCCGCCTGAAGTTAATGACGACGGCCGGGGAAAGCGTCACGGCGCGGGGTGAATCGTGGTCCCCCGTAAAGGGGACCACGGCCCCTACTCCGGCCGGGGATGACCCTGGAGATCAGCCGCCCAGGAAGCGGTATGCACGCGGATGGGCGCGGAACCAGACGTTGAGCCTGCCGATCCGGCGCACGAGCGAGGACCGCAGCGTCGTCGGAACCAGCCCGACCGCCACCCTCGCCACGGCACGGAACCGGTCGAACCGGCGCTGGTCCCGCTCTGTCCACTGTAGACCGAGTCGCTCGCGCAGTACGGGCGGAAGGGTGGCGCGAATGAGGAACAGCTGGCCCCGCCGGATTCGCGCCCAGCTTTTGCCGGGCAGCCATCGCCACGGTTTCTCCACCGTCCGGAACGTCTCGAACAGCGTCGAGATCGTGTCGTTCGGACCGAAACCGTCGATCATGTCCGCGTAGTACCGTTCGAATTCCGGCCATGTCGACGGCAGATCCTGCTCGCGCAGGCCGAGAATCCTTCCGACATCGCTCATCTGCGCGTAGTACTCGTCCAATTCGGACGGTGTCATCGGGGTGCCGTAGAACCGTTGCGTGTCGACGGGAGCCATGACGAGCGTGGCATGCACCCAGGCGTACGCGTGCGGGTTCAGCGCGCCGTAGCGGCGTCCGTCGGCGTCGACCCCGGTGAACTCGCGATGCAGCGCGCGCAACCGGTCCGCTTCGTAGCGGGCGCCTTCCGGGCCGCCGTAGACGTAGATCGACAGCGACGCGGCCGTGCGCATCAGCCGGGTCCACGGATCCTCGACGTAGTCCGAATGATCGCGCACCCCGGCCGCGACGACCGGATGCGCGACCTGCAGCACCAGCACCTGACCAGCCAGCAGGCCGGTCCGGAAGTCGCCGAAGTACCGCCACGCCGCCGTCCCCTTGACGATCGGCGGACCGTTCACGACGCGCCGCGGACGAGCATCATCAGCGACTGCGCCACCCCGACACCGTCGTCGCCGGTGGCCAGCCTGCGCAACTGCAATCCGGCGATGAGCGCCACGACCGGGCCGGTCAGCCGATCCGGCGACGGCACGCCGAGGGTCTTCAGGATCACCAGCGCCAGTTCGTCGTAGGCGGCGAAACACCGCGCGGCCGCGTCCTGGAGCCCTGGGTCGCGCGCGGCCTGCAGGTACAGCTCATGCGCGCCGAGTTCGTCGGTGCCGAACGGAAGCTGCGAGATGACCTGCTCGACCACCGACGCGGCCTGCTCGACACTCAGGCCCTGCTCGCGGTACGCGTCCACGAAGCCGGTCAGCTTCGTGGTCTCCTCCTCGACGAACAGCAGCATCGCCTCGCGCAGCAACGCGGTCTGGCTGGGGAAGTGGTAGGTCAGCGTGCCGAGCGAGACACTGGCGGCGGTCGCGATCCGGCGGTTGGTCAGCCCGCCGACACCCTGTTCCCCGACCACCTTGAGCGCGGCGTGCAGGATCGTCTCGCGGGTGTTCACCAAGCGGTCTCGGGCTTGCGGTCCTGCCACCGTTCGACCTCTTCCAGTTGCGCGGCCAGCGAGATCAGCCGTTCCTCCGCGTGCGAGGGGCCGAGCAGCTGCGCCCCGAGCGGCAGGCCTTCCGGGCTCAGCCCGGCGGGGACGTTGACCCCCGGCCAGCCCAGCACGTTCCACGGCCAAGCGTACGGACACGCGGCGATCATGGCCTGGTCGGTCTGCCAGCCGGTGAGCTTGTCGAAGGTGCCGATCCGCGGCGGCGGCGTCGCGGTGGTCGGCGTGAGGACGACGTCCACCCGGCCGAACACCGAGCCGATCTGCCGCTGCAGCAACGGTTCCGTGGCCCTGGCGAGCCGCAGCGCCGGTCCGGCCAGCGCCGAACCCTGCCGCGCGTTGGCGCGGGTGCGCGGGTCGAGCCGTGCCTGGTCCGGGACGCGACGGGACCAGTCACGCACGCCGACGAGCGAACGCGGCAGGAAGGTGAGGCCGATCAGCCGGTAGTCGGGTTCGATCTCGACGATCTCGTGGCCGAGTTCGGCGAACCGCTCCGCGAGCCGGACGACGGCCGCGTGCGCCTGCGGGTCCAGCCGGGTTTTCGTGGCGGTGAAAGGGATCCTGGTGGACAGGCCGATCCGCATCCGGCCCGGTTCGCGGCGCGCGGCCGACTGGAAAGCGGTGCCGGTGCCCGCCGCGACGTCGAGCAGCAGGGCCGCGTCGGCGACGGTGCGGGCGAGCGGGCCGACCACGGTCAGGCCGTGGAAGAGCTCCCGGTCGGTCGGGACGCGGCCGCGCTGGGGTTTGATCCCGACCAGGTCGGTCCACGCGGCCGGGATCCGGATCGACCCCGCCCCGTCGGAACCCAGCGCGGCGGCGATCACCCCCGACGCGATGGCCGCCGCCGCGCCACCCGAGGAACCGCCAGGGGTGCGCTCGGTGTCCCAGGGATTGCGGGTCGCGCCGAACGCCGGGCCCTCGGTGAACGGCCACTGGCCGAGTTCCGGGGTGTTGGTCTTGCCGATGAGCACCGCGCCCGCCTCGCGGAGCGCGGCGACAGGCGGGGAATCCGTTGTCGCGAGGGCGAAGTCGCCTTCGCAGCCGAACGCCGTCGGCATCCCGGTGACGTCGAGGTCGTCCTTGATCGCGGTGGGGACGCCGAGCAGGGGAGCGGTCTCTCCAGCGGCCAGCCGGCGGTCGGCGTTCTCAGCCTCGCGAAGGGCCTCTTCGGCGCGAAGGCTTTTGAAAGCGTTGAGAGTCGACTGGCTGGCCTCGGCCTTTTCGAGCGCCAGGCGCGTGAGCTCGACCGACGTCGTGGCGCCGGTGGCGAGCATCGAAGCCTGTTCGGCCAAGCCCGTGAAGGCGAGCTCCGGTTTCGCTGTGGTCATGGCTCCCCCTGCGTCTCTCGTTCGTTCAAACGAACGATACCATCGGGTAACCTCGATCGCCGTCGATCGGTGTGGTTACGTGACCTGCATGAACCTCGATCGCTTCCCCCGCGTCGACCTCGGCGGCTACCCGACGCCGCTGCATCCCGCGCCCCGGCTGGGCGAGGCCCTCGGCGTGGCGAACCTGCTGCTCAAGCGAGACGACGTGCATCCGCTCGGCGTGGGCGGCAACAAGCTGCGCAAACTCGAGTTCCTGCTCGGCGCCGCGATCGAGAACGGCGCCGACACGGTGATCACCTTCGGCGCGTTGCAGACCAACC
This window encodes:
- a CDS encoding TetR/AcrR family transcriptional regulator → MNTRETILHAALKVVGEQGVGGLTNRRIATAASVSLGTLTYHFPSQTALLREAMLLFVEEETTKLTGFVDAYREQGLSVEQAASVVEQVISQLPFGTDELGAHELYLQAARDPGLQDAAARCFAAYDELALVILKTLGVPSPDRLTGPVVALIAGLQLRRLATGDDGVGVAQSLMMLVRGAS
- a CDS encoding amidase, with the protein product MTTAKPELAFTGLAEQASMLATGATTSVELTRLALEKAEASQSTLNAFKSLRAEEALREAENADRRLAAGETAPLLGVPTAIKDDLDVTGMPTAFGCEGDFALATTDSPPVAALREAGAVLIGKTNTPELGQWPFTEGPAFGATRNPWDTERTPGGSSGGAAAAIASGVIAAALGSDGAGSIRIPAAWTDLVGIKPQRGRVPTDRELFHGLTVVGPLARTVADAALLLDVAAGTGTAFQSAARREPGRMRIGLSTRIPFTATKTRLDPQAHAAVVRLAERFAELGHEIVEIEPDYRLIGLTFLPRSLVGVRDWSRRVPDQARLDPRTRANARQGSALAGPALRLARATEPLLQRQIGSVFGRVDVVLTPTTATPPPRIGTFDKLTGWQTDQAMIAACPYAWPWNVLGWPGVNVPAGLSPEGLPLGAQLLGPSHAEERLISLAAQLEEVERWQDRKPETAW
- a CDS encoding FixH family protein, with protein sequence MDTQRRKPVLLISVVAVLVAAIVAWLVWPSGGGEQVQRSTQGPYTVQLSVVDPHKGGNVFALTVTGAVPEVVTVEPVMPQMGHALAPSPAIAEAPGRFRTGDVLLPMPGQWEITVSLRGPSGATQHVFPLLVK
- a CDS encoding oxygenase MpaB family protein; its protein translation is MNGPPIVKGTAAWRYFGDFRTGLLAGQVLVLQVAHPVVAAGVRDHSDYVEDPWTRLMRTAASLSIYVYGGPEGARYEADRLRALHREFTGVDADGRRYGALNPHAYAWVHATLVMAPVDTQRFYGTPMTPSELDEYYAQMSDVGRILGLREQDLPSTWPEFERYYADMIDGFGPNDTISTLFETFRTVEKPWRWLPGKSWARIRRGQLFLIRATLPPVLRERLGLQWTERDQRRFDRFRAVARVAVGLVPTTLRSSLVRRIGRLNVWFRAHPRAYRFLGG